A segment of the Bacteriovorax sp. Seq25_V genome:
ATTCCCTTACTTGTAATTGCTAATCCAAGTGGCGGCGTTCTTTATGAAGGAGGTTACTCAAATAAGTTAATTAATCCTTTCACAGAATTTCAAGATCTCGTAAAGTTAGAAGAAGTGAAAAAAATAAAAAGAGAAATTGCCTCAATGCCTGCTTATGGTTGTGCAGTTTCTGAAAAGTATAAGAAATGGATTGATCCTTTAAGTTTAAAATATGGAGAAGTTAGATGAATAGCTTTGAAAGTGAATATAATTCAAAACTAGCAAAGATGTCGCTTTGGGTACTTGTTGCGCATATTCCTGTGTTTATTGCGACTGCACTATTTTTCAAAACAGAGCTTACAATCGCTGTTGGCTTTTCGTTATTTATTATTGCTGGTTCGTTTTTTAGTTATCTCTTCAAAAGAGATAGTGAGATTACAAAAGTTATTAATGGTATCTGCTTTATGGCATTCAGTGCAATTTTAATTCATCTTGGTCGGGGGATGATCGAAATGCACTTCCATATTTTTTGTTTTTTAACACTAGTGTCAATCTTTGGAAGTTGGAAAGCCGTTTTAGCATCACTATTAACTATTGCTATTCATCATATAGGATTCTTCTTTATTCTTCCTAAGAGTTTATTTAATTATGATGCAAGTTTTTATATCGTTCTTCTCCACGCTGCATTTGCGATTCTCAATGCTGGTTTTTCCTATGTTATTTGTCAGAAGATTGCACATATGGTTAAAACTCAAGGAGAGACATTTATTGAACTTAGTAAAGTGAGTAATGAAAATTCTAATACTAGTAATGAACTCGAGCGCTCTGCCCAAGATCTATCAGAAGGTTCAATGAGACAAGCGTCTGGTATTCAAGAAACAGTGTCAACACTTGATGAGATTACAGCAATGGTGGATACAACATTTGATCAAATGAAGATGACTGAAGATAAATCATCAAAGAATAGAAATCTAGCGCAAGACGGAAGTCAGATTTTGTCGATGGTCACTACTTCGATGGATGAAATTAAACACGGCAACAATAATCTTGATAGTCGTTTAAAAAAGAACTCTGAAGAAATGGGACAGATTATTGAAGTCATAAAAAATATATCTGAGAAGACAAAAATTATTAACGATATCGTTTTTCAAACCAAGCTCTTGTCTTTTAATGCATCTGTTGAAGCTGCACGTGCTGGCGAGCATGGCAAAGGATTCTCTGTTGTTGCAGAGGAAATCGGTAATCTTGCAAAGATAAGTGGAGATGCCGCACTTGAGGTCGAGGCCATAGTGAGTGAGAGTGTCGAGATCGTTAATAAAGTAATTGGGAGTACAATTAAAGATACGATGGTGATTATTGAAAGTTCTACTTCGAATATCACTAGAGGTAATGAGTTTACGGAGAGATTGAATAAAATTTTTGCTGAGATATTAACTTCTGCTGATGAAATGAAAAATGCAGTAACTGAGGCAACGGTGGCGCTAAACGAACAGAAAAATGGTGTATCCAATATTAGAGATGCAATGACAGATCTCAATGATCTAACACAAATTAATCAACAAAAATCTCAAGAAATAAAAAATATTTCAGAAAATCTTGCAGATCGTGCCTCGCATATGAGTGAGATGGTTAAGAAGCTTTCTGCGAAGTAAGATACTTTAGACTCTGAAGCAATTCTTAAGAACGATGTCTAGGACATCGTTTATATTCTTCCGTAATTGTAAAAATTACACTAACTTTTCAAACTAAAATCTATGATAACTAATCAAAATCGCAAGGTTATATTATTGCCTTATAGATGTGATAATAAATAACAATTAGCTAGCGAAACTGTTCTCCATTATAAATGTTTTAGATTAAGGATTGATTGTAAAACTTGAATGGGGAGATGAAAGGGTATATCGAACCATTATTGGAGAAGAATATGAAGTTATTTGTGCTTGGATTTATGTTGTCGGTTAGTTTTAGTACTTTTGGGATGGAGAAAATAATTGGTTGCGAAAATGATAAAATTGCAATCTATAAAGAATGCTCTTTAGAGGGGCAATTCCCACAAAAGTACGTTTGTAGATATGTAGGTGTGATGAATCTAGATGATATTTCTAGAGCCTTAGATGGACAGAGAGATTTGGATTTAAGTGCTTTAGATGGTTATGGTAATTTTCGATTCATTGGAAACGGAAATAAGATTTCTCATGGAGAGATTGTTGAGAAAGAAGCATTCTCTGGAGAATTATTTATTCGATTGTATAAATATTCAACACGTGGATCGAGAGTGTTAAGTTTTGAGAAAAAAGTTCAAAACTGCGAGAGCTTAGGTGTTTATTAAACTGGGAAAGCATATGAAAAAAATATTGGCTTTGGTGGCGATCATGATCGCTGCCATTAATAACACACAAGCTGGCTGAAGCCTCTGTTCTTGTTGAGATTACTATTAAAGTTAATAATCAGATGATTGTACGATCTTATAACGAACCATTTAATGGAAATTTACCTAACTTGAATAAGATGAGTGTTTTGGATAAGAAGAATGAGAGAAAACTTGATATTACAATCCCAGTAATGAAAAACTAATTTAGAAAAATGGAGAGTGAGATGAATAAAATAGTATTAATATTATTGATGAGTGTATTAAACATAACCATAGTAAAGGCTGAGTGCTCGTTTTCTGACGCATATGAAGTAATTACTACAGAAAAAAATGTTACTCTTGATGAGAGTGCTGAGGATGTTTATATAGCACTGAATACGAATGAAGAGAATTTTTATTTGGGACCTTTTAGAACTGGGCTAACTAAAATAGATAATGGAACAACTTGCATAAAATATAAAAAAACTGCATTTGATGCTGATTCTCAAGTTCAATCTCAAGGTTTTGGAGACTTTCAGTACGAGTGTAAAATAAAGATTGAAAGCAAATTGGAGTCGGAAGAATTGATTGTGGATTTAGATGAAGTGCCTGGAATTCGACGAGATAGTAATATCGTTGGAAGTACTTTTGAAGGAGATAATTATGGAGAGAAAAAATATTCATGTCAAAATTTGCATTGCTCAATTAAAATTATGTGGCATTCTAGTAGCTCTATTATAAAAAGTGTGGGCAAGCCAGATTGCCACATTTTGTTGTGAAGAATGGGCCATGAATATTTTATCAAAAGATTTAAATTTATTAGTTCTCATAAAGATTTTGAATGAAGAGAAAAATCTTACAAGAGCGGCTAAAAAAATGGGGATTAGTCAACCAGCGCTGAGTGGAAAATTAAACAGGCTTCGTGATGAATTTGATGATCCTCTTTTTGTTAAATCTCAAAGTGGTGTAACCCCAACTCCGAAAGCACTTGATCTTGCTTCAAGGATTGATAGTGTTATCCGAATTATTGATGACTTTTACTTTAAGTCTAATGATATTGACCTTAAAGCCAAAACAGACATTATCACACTATTTACTACTGAGTATGTTGATTTTCTACTCTTGCCAAAGCTCTTAGCTAAAGTTGATGAAGTTGCTCCTAACATCAAACTTAGAACATTCAATACGTCGATTGGCCTTCCTGAAAAGGAATTAGTGAATGGTGAATGTGATATTGCTATTGCGGGTTATTTTGTAAAAGAGAATGGTAATTTCTATCAGCAGAATTTGAGAACAGATAAGTTTGTCGCTTTATACGATAAATGTAATAAAAATGTTAAGGGTGATTTATCTCTAGAAAATTATCTTAGAAGCTCACATATATTGACAACTTTCTCTGGTGATTTCGATGGAATTGTTGATGTTGAATTAAGAAAAGCTAATAAAGTACGTAAAGTAGTTGCTGGAACAACTAGCTTTCTTGTCCCTCAAGAAATAATCTCTAAGTCAAATTATATTCTTTCTTGTCTTGAGCCGCTTGCCGACAAAAGCATTCATACAAACTCAAATTTAGTTAAATCTGACCTTCCATTTTCGGTAAAAAGAGTAAGTATTAAACAGTTCTGGCATGAAAGAACTCATTATGATCCTTTGAGAATATGGTTAAGAAAAGAAATCTTCAATATTCTAAGTGTAGATGATAAATAATCTTAGATAGAGTGCAAATACTTTCTAAGCCCTTGAATGAATCTCAAGGGCCACTTCTTTTGGATGAGATTCATCAACCATACTGGCATCCAACCCTTCATATCCCCATGAAATTCGAATTCAATATTAGTCTGATTCTCACTGATCTTTTTTATCTTTAAATTTAGATAGTCAACATCTGCTTGTATGTGTCCATTATCTTTAAAGTCATTGTCTATTGAATGAGCAAGAATGAGATATTCATTTGCAGACAGTTTCTTTAGTTGTCCCTCAAGTAGAAATTCTCTATCTGTTGCAGGCCATGGAGTTTGATAGTACTCTGAAAAGATATAGTGATCATCATTAATTTTCTGATGTGTTTTAACAGATTTAAGTTTTGGAGACCATTTGTTCTTGTTAGAAAAATCTTTTAAAACTTTGAGGACATCGTAGATATTTGCTTCAATTAATCCGCTCGCCTTAAAGGGCATTATCGAGTCTTTTGCTTCTTTCGTGTAAATAGCAATCCCATCTTCAGTCGTGAGGTAATTCCAGTCAGATTGAGCGATAGTGAGTTGCGAGTATGCTAATAGTAATAGGATAATTTTCATGCTAAAAATATAGCATACAAAATAAATTTAATGTCATTGAATTGTAGAATGAAAAAATTATTAAAAAAGACACAATGGTTCCAATATTTAAAAGAAGAAACAGAGAAAGAATACTTTACTCAGCTTGAAGCATTTGTGGCGACAAAACGAAAACAAGGTGAAGTATATCCAAGAGAATCTGATGTTTTTAAAGCCTTAGAGCTAACAAATGTGCAAGATGTTAAAGTAGTCATTCTTGGACAAGATCCCTACCATGGCGAAGGACAGGCCCATGGTCTATCTTTTTCAGTACCTAATAGTGTTAAGATTCCACCCTCCCTTATAAATATCTATAAAGAATTAAATACTGATCTGGGAGTTGAGATTTCTAAAAGTGGGAATTTAGAGAGATGGGCAAGACAAGGCGTTTTATTACTTAACAATACGCTGACTGTAGATAAGGCAAGTGCTGGTTCCCACCAAAAGAAAGGATGGGAAAATTTTACGAAGCGTGTTATCGAAGTTGTAAACGAGAGATGTGATCATGTTGTATTTATATTGTGGGGCTCGCCTGCTCAGAAGAAGGCTTCATTTGTGGATGAGAGTAAGCACCTTGTCATTAAAAGCGTACATCCTTCACCTTTATCATCATATCGTGGCTTCTTTGGCAGTAAGCCATTTAGCCAAGCGAATACTTTCTTGGTGAATAATGGAAAAGCTCCAATCAATTGGTAAATGTTAAAAAACTTAAAGCGAAGAAAAAAAGAAAGTTCTTTCTGTTAATAAGAATTGCAGAAATTACAAATGGTAATGTCACTTGGAAGTATGGAGTGACTTTACTCAAGAAGTAGGATGCCTCTAGGAGCTTCTCGAGAAATAAGAGAATATATTCACTGTAATTTATAATATCAAGAAAGAAGATATTGAAACAGAGTAATGGATAAAGAAAAGAAAAAATCATGGTGTAGAAAGGTGAAAGAATAAGGTTCAAAATAGAAACCTCATTCCCAAAAATATATGCCATTATTATTTGGCCAATGAAGAGATTGAAGACGATAAAGAATTTACTCGATCCACGAAGATAGAAAATCCCGATAAATAAAATACTCATGAGAAAGCTTACGTTGGAAAACCGAAACGTACCGAAGAGAATATCGAAACAGAGAAAGCATAAAAGAATCTCGAGACGTGAAAATTTACGATCCAAAAATATATCATTTGATACTTTGAGTGAGCGTAGAAGCGCGACGCGCTTAAAAGCATAAAACCCAGGAAGAAAAGTATGAATAGCGACACCAATCAAGATTTCAAGATAGGAGAGATATCTATTATTATATTTTCTCTTTAAGAAAATTAGGAGAAAGAGAAGACAACTATAATGTAGACCAGAAGGTGTCATGAGGTGGTAAAGACCCATGACCTTTAATTTGTCTTTCTTTTCTGGGGAGAGACCATACTTATTTCCAAGTACAAATGATTGGTAGAGATGGGCACGGTCCTTTGATGAAAAAGACTTAAACTTTTCTTTTTTAAGACTTAGTTTTAAAGAATAGGTTTTCTGATTTTTTTTGTTGTAATTTAAGGGACTTAAGAGGAGTAGGAAAATACTAAAGAGAAAAATGGATTTAGCCATGGCCATGTATGTCAATTATTGGTCTTAAAAACAGCAAAAAAAGACTAAGTATCTAATTTTATTTCTAAAGCGAAAGTGGTAGAAAAACCTATATCGAATAAAATGCACGGAGTGTCAAAATGAGTAATACGCTTTTCAGTGAAGCCGTAAGACCACTAATAAAAACATACTTTGAAGAAGATGATCTTGGTAGAAATCTTATCTATGTCAATTCTCTTCCAATGGATGAAGTTGATTGCACTTTGAAGTTAAAAGATGACTTGATGGTTGCGGGCCTTCCATTCTTTGTCGAAGTATTTAATTATTTATCTCCTGGTATTTTAAATTACGATAGCTTCAAAGAGTTTGAAGGTAGAGTATTTAAGAAAAGTGATAAGGCCGAGATTAAATTTAAACTACCATTCGCTGTTGCCTTAACAGGTGAAAGAATTGCACTCAATCTACTACAGCAAGCTTCAAGTATTGCTACTTATACTAATAAGTATGTTGAGAAGGTGAAGGGATCTACGATCTCAATCCTTGATACGAGAAAAACAACTCCAGGGCATCGCTCTCTTGAGAAGTATGCTGTTGTTACAGGTGGTGGAAACAATCATCGTCTTGGACAGGCTGATATGTGGATGGTGAAAGACAATCACAAGAGTTTCTTTGGTGGTGTTAAAGAGGCGGTCGACTTTTTCAAGCAGATGAAAGGCTTTTATACTCCAATTGAAGTTGAAGTTCATGACCTTAAGGAATTTGATGAAGTGATTGAGCTTGGAGTAAGACACTTGATGCTTGATAATTTCTCTCCTGATCAAGTTCGCCAAGCAATTGCTAAAAAACCGGCAGGAGTTACGATTGAAGTTTCTGGCGGAATAAGACTCGATACAATTGGTGGCTATATTATCGAAGGTGTTGATGCTATCAGTGTGGGTGCTTTAACTAATGGTGCCCCAAATGTTGATATCTCTTTAAAATATTACAAAAACTAAGTTGGATAAAAATGACGACATATAATTTTGATGTTCTTGTTATTGGTAGTGGTGTTGCAGGATTGGCTTCAGCTTGTAAGTTAGCTGAGTCTGGAATGCTTGTTGGTGTTGTAACAAGAGAAAAAGATCCACAAATCTCAAATACATTTTGGGCCCAAGGTGGAATTATTTATCCAAACCCAGATGATTCAACTTTAAAATCAGATATTGAAAAAGCTTCAAGCTTTACCTCAAACGGTGAAGCGATTGATGTTTTGAAAAAACATGGTAAGAGAATTATTGATGAACTTTTGATTAATAAAGCTCAGACATCATTTGAAAAAAATGAGGCCGGAGAGTTACTCTATACTCGAGAAGCTGCTCATACGATTGATCGCATTCTTTACAAGGGAGATTTCACTGGAAAAGAAATTCAGGTGAGTCTTCTTAATTATTTAAAGGATAAGAAGAGATTTCCTAATGTAAAATTTCTTCAAGCTCATACGGCAATCGACTTACTTACTCCACAACACCATGGGGTCTCAATTAAGCAGCGTTATGAGGAAAATAAAGTTGTCGGAGCCTATCTCTTCAATCAGGAGACTAGTGAAGTTTGTAAGGCCCTTTCAAAAATGACTATTCTAGCAACAGGTGGAATAGGTGGACTCTATCTTCACCATTCCAACTCAGAAGGGGCGAGGGGAGATGGTCAGGCCATGGCAAGAAGAGCTGGGGCTTCAATAATTGATATGGAATTTATCCAGTTTCATCCAACAACTCTGTATGATAGTTCTGGACATAGACGCTTCTTAATTTCCGAAGCACTACGTGGTGAAGGTGGAATTCTCGTGAATTCAAAAGGTGTGCGCTTTATGAGTAAATATCACCCAGATGAAGAACTTGCTCCTCGTGATGTTGTAGCCCGTGCAATTGCAGAAGAAATCATTGATACACTTCATGAGTGTGTTTACTTAGATATTTCACATAAAGATCCAGAATGGATTAAAACAAGATTCCCTACAATTTACGAGCACTGCTTAACGAAGGGGATTGATATGACGAAGGCTCCTATTCCTGTTGTTCCAGCCGCTCACTATACTTGTGGTGGTGTGAAAATTGATATGGATGGAAAGACTGATCTTACAAACCTCTTCGCTGTTGGAGAGGTCGCTTGTTCTGGATTACATGGAGCGAATCGCCTCGCTTCAACAAGCTTAGTAGAGGGCTTAACTTGGGGCTATATTGCAGCCGAAAAAATCCTCGAAGAAATAGCTGATGTTTCAGAATATGAATCTCGAAAAATTAGAGACTGGGAAGATGGAAGTGAGGATATTGATAAAGCTCTTGTCCATCAGGATCTTATGACATTAAAACAAACTATGTGGAACTATGTAGGACTTACTCGTACATCAAATCGTTTAAA
Coding sequences within it:
- a CDS encoding methyl-accepting chemotaxis protein, whose protein sequence is MNSFESEYNSKLAKMSLWVLVAHIPVFIATALFFKTELTIAVGFSLFIIAGSFFSYLFKRDSEITKVINGICFMAFSAILIHLGRGMIEMHFHIFCFLTLVSIFGSWKAVLASLLTIAIHHIGFFFILPKSLFNYDASFYIVLLHAAFAILNAGFSYVICQKIAHMVKTQGETFIELSKVSNENSNTSNELERSAQDLSEGSMRQASGIQETVSTLDEITAMVDTTFDQMKMTEDKSSKNRNLAQDGSQILSMVTTSMDEIKHGNNNLDSRLKKNSEEMGQIIEVIKNISEKTKIINDIVFQTKLLSFNASVEAARAGEHGKGFSVVAEEIGNLAKISGDAALEVEAIVSESVEIVNKVIGSTIKDTMVIIESSTSNITRGNEFTERLNKIFAEILTSADEMKNAVTEATVALNEQKNGVSNIRDAMTDLNDLTQINQQKSQEIKNISENLADRASHMSEMVKKLSAK
- a CDS encoding LysR family transcriptional regulator is translated as MNILSKDLNLLVLIKILNEEKNLTRAAKKMGISQPALSGKLNRLRDEFDDPLFVKSQSGVTPTPKALDLASRIDSVIRIIDDFYFKSNDIDLKAKTDIITLFTTEYVDFLLLPKLLAKVDEVAPNIKLRTFNTSIGLPEKELVNGECDIAIAGYFVKENGNFYQQNLRTDKFVALYDKCNKNVKGDLSLENYLRSSHILTTFSGDFDGIVDVELRKANKVRKVVAGTTSFLVPQEIISKSNYILSCLEPLADKSIHTNSNLVKSDLPFSVKRVSIKQFWHERTHYDPLRIWLRKEIFNILSVDDK
- a CDS encoding START domain-containing protein, whose amino-acid sequence is MKIILLLLAYSQLTIAQSDWNYLTTEDGIAIYTKEAKDSIMPFKASGLIEANIYDVLKVLKDFSNKNKWSPKLKSVKTHQKINDDHYIFSEYYQTPWPATDREFLLEGQLKKLSANEYLILAHSIDNDFKDNGHIQADVDYLNLKIKKISENQTNIEFEFHGDMKGWMPVWLMNLIQKKWPLRFIQGLRKYLHSI
- the ung gene encoding uracil-DNA glycosylase, producing the protein MKKLLKKTQWFQYLKEETEKEYFTQLEAFVATKRKQGEVYPRESDVFKALELTNVQDVKVVILGQDPYHGEGQAHGLSFSVPNSVKIPPSLINIYKELNTDLGVEISKSGNLERWARQGVLLLNNTLTVDKASAGSHQKKGWENFTKRVIEVVNERCDHVVFILWGSPAQKKASFVDESKHLVIKSVHPSPLSSYRGFFGSKPFSQANTFLVNNGKAPINW
- a CDS encoding ComEC/Rec2 family competence protein, whose protein sequence is MAKSIFLFSIFLLLLSPLNYNKKNQKTYSLKLSLKKEKFKSFSSKDRAHLYQSFVLGNKYGLSPEKKDKLKVMGLYHLMTPSGLHYSCLLFLLIFLKRKYNNRYLSYLEILIGVAIHTFLPGFYAFKRVALLRSLKVSNDIFLDRKFSRLEILLCFLCFDILFGTFRFSNVSFLMSILFIGIFYLRGSSKFFIVFNLFIGQIIMAYIFGNEVSILNLILSPFYTMIFSFLYPLLCFNIFFLDIINYSEYILLFLEKLLEASYFLSKVTPYFQVTLPFVISAILINRKNFLFFFALSFLTFTN
- the nadC gene encoding carboxylating nicotinate-nucleotide diphosphorylase — protein: MSNTLFSEAVRPLIKTYFEEDDLGRNLIYVNSLPMDEVDCTLKLKDDLMVAGLPFFVEVFNYLSPGILNYDSFKEFEGRVFKKSDKAEIKFKLPFAVALTGERIALNLLQQASSIATYTNKYVEKVKGSTISILDTRKTTPGHRSLEKYAVVTGGGNNHRLGQADMWMVKDNHKSFFGGVKEAVDFFKQMKGFYTPIEVEVHDLKEFDEVIELGVRHLMLDNFSPDQVRQAIAKKPAGVTIEVSGGIRLDTIGGYIIEGVDAISVGALTNGAPNVDISLKYYKN
- the nadB gene encoding L-aspartate oxidase — protein: MTTYNFDVLVIGSGVAGLASACKLAESGMLVGVVTREKDPQISNTFWAQGGIIYPNPDDSTLKSDIEKASSFTSNGEAIDVLKKHGKRIIDELLINKAQTSFEKNEAGELLYTREAAHTIDRILYKGDFTGKEIQVSLLNYLKDKKRFPNVKFLQAHTAIDLLTPQHHGVSIKQRYEENKVVGAYLFNQETSEVCKALSKMTILATGGIGGLYLHHSNSEGARGDGQAMARRAGASIIDMEFIQFHPTTLYDSSGHRRFLISEALRGEGGILVNSKGVRFMSKYHPDEELAPRDVVARAIAEEIIDTLHECVYLDISHKDPEWIKTRFPTIYEHCLTKGIDMTKAPIPVVPAAHYTCGGVKIDMDGKTDLTNLFAVGEVACSGLHGANRLASTSLVEGLTWGYIAAEKILEEIADVSEYESRKIRDWEDGSEDIDKALVHQDLMTLKQTMWNYVGLTRTSNRLKRAQAMFRELNDEIGKFYKKCKLTDSLIGLRNSVEVGSIVLQSSLRNKESVGCFYRKN